The window AACTCTAAGCGACAGCAGCTGGTACTATCGATTCACTCCAGAACTTGTGGAGTTTCTTCATCAGTGTGTTATTCACGGCATAGAAGAGCTTGCAAAAGAACCTGGTAGAAAACTTAGCAAGAAACTCGAAAATTTCCAGGATGTTATCATTCAGGACAGCACAATTGTTCGTCTTCACTCCTCTTTAGCAGACAAGTTTCCGGCAGCAAGAGCAAGAACAGTAGCTGCAGGGATAAAAGTAGGAGTTATGGTAAGTGCAATTGCTAATGGACCTAAAACCGTTGCTTTGTACTCTGAAAAAACAGCTGAGATAAAAACATTGAAAATAGGTCCCTGGATCAAAGACCGTATTCTTCTTGTTGATCTTGGTTTTTACAAAAATCAAATGTTTGCAAGGGTTGACGAAAATGGGGGATATTTTGTCTCAAGGATTAAGAAGAATATGGATCCTATTGTTGTTTCTGTTGAAGAGGGACTTTCTAAAACAAAAAGTAAAGAGATAGCTGGAAAACCTGTTAGTGAGTGTATTAAACAACTTTCAGGAAAAGATCTTGATGCTGTTGTGAAAATAAAGTTTAAAAGAAGAGCATATAAAGGTAAGCAAAAACATGATGAGATGCGTGTACGTCTTGTTGCGGTGTATAATGATGAGGACGAAAAGCACCACATATATCTCACAAATATTCAAAAAGATGTTTTGAACGCAAAAGACATTTCAAAATTATATGGGGCAAGATGGGATATAGAGCTACTTTTCAAGGAATTAAAAAGCAAATACTCTCTTGACGTTCTTGAAACAAAGAATGTGCAGGTAATTGAGGCTCTAATATGGACAGCAATGTTGACATTAATCGTTAGCAGAAGAATTTATTCTCTTGTAAGAAACTCAACAGCTCATCCTGAAAAAATGGCTCAATATACACAGTTACGTTGGAGCACAATATTTGCAGAGAATGCATCAGATTTGTTGACAGTAATTCTGAATAGATACGGAATTCAAAGAACTTTTGAAACAATAATGAGTGTATATGAAAGTCAAGCATTGGATCCGCATGTAAACAGAGAAAGGTTCAGAGAAGAATTCTTTTTATGAAAAGGTGATCTGAAAAACACTATTGGTAGATGGAAGTAAGTTCTTAACCGATGACCAATGAATCGCTTTATGGAATAATCTGGTTATCCCCTGCTCCATGGTTGATATTTTTAGTATTAAAGCTTCCAGCACGGCTATTGAGTTCGTTTATATCTGGTATGCAGGCGGGCTCAAGCGGAGCGCTGCGCGTGAAAAGAAAGAACTTGAAATGCAATTTACGAACATTTCAGAATAATATCAACCAATTAATCAGGTAGCAGCGGTTATTTTAGCTGAACTTTATTTATTCAACTGGACAGACCACCGCTTAGATTCCCTATTGACTCTAATCTTGTCTTCCCTGGAAAGCCAGCCAATAGCCATCAAAGCAATCTGGGAATCAAAGCCGTTCGTGCCCAGATGAGTCTTTATCTGGTTCAGGCTACATTCCCCTTCTTCCAGCTTGTGGTATAGCACTCCTGCAGCTTCCCCTATCTTTTGATTCATATACTCAACCATGTTTATCACCGATTTTTATTTTTGATTACAATTTGCTGTTTTTGAGAATTTTGTGTTGGTTAGCGGAATATACATATTATGAAAAATATTAAGGAGATAAACTCAAGAAGATTTCACTTTGGAATACACCGTAAACCCGGAACCAGATTCCAGGTTCTCTAGAAAGAATCTCTGCCCTTTGTTGCAAATAACCCTGACCATTACTACCCGTAGTCCTTACACATCCCCCAAAATGAGCAGATTTTCTTGAGATTATGGTGCATATGCTTCTTAAGCAATATGTTATTGCTGTATATGCTATCTTGAGCAATTATAAAAGCCTTCTTGAAAATAGCCTCTTAAACATAATTGAATATAATTGAATATATATAATTTTGATTAAAATTCCAGAATAATATTCCGCATAAGGAAGACAATGACATCAACGTTTTATACCAACCTTAAACAAATGATTAGTGGGGTAATCGTTTATTAATCTTTCAACCGGGGCTGGTCTTGATGAACTTGCTGGGTATGAACATACATGATGTTTTTACAAAAATAGACAGCTTTGTCTGGGGACCTCCCCTTCTGATTTTGCTGGTGGGAACCGGGATTTTCCTGACCATAAGCCTTGGGCTGATCCAGATCTTCAGATTGCCCCTTGCTCTCAAATATGTCCTGAATTCGAGAAAATATGAAGCCGGTGTCCTGGGGGACGTCTCAAGCTTTGCTGCGCTCAGTACGGCGCTTTCGGCAACGATAGGGACCGGAAACATTGTAGGGGTTGCAACTGCAATCAAGATTGGGGGACCCGGAGCTCTTTTCTGGATGTCCCTTGCCGCCTTTTTCGGGATGGCGACAATGTATTCCGAATCCCTGCTGGCAGTCAAGTACAGGACAATTGACGCAAACGGGCAGATGTCCGGTGGCCCCATGTACTATATCAAAAATGGGCTGAGCCATAAAAAGTACAGCAAAATTCTCGCTTCGCTCTTTGCCATCTTCGGGATAAATGTGGCCCTTTTCGGGATAGGGACCTTCCCTCAGGTAAACGCAATTGTGGATTCGGCCCGGATAGCTTTTGATATCCCCGAAATCCTGAGTGCAGCCGTGCTGAGCCTGCTTGTGGCTTTTGTGACGCTCGGAGGGATCAGGAGGATTGCGGCTGTTGCCCAGTTAATGGTACCTTTTATGGCAATTGCGTATGTTCTGGGCTGCATTGTGATTATCGGGCTGAACCTTGACAAAATCCCTGCAACCTTTTCTCTGATCCTCAGTTCCGCTTTTACAGAAACAGCAGCTAGGGGCGGCTTTCTCGGAGCCGGGGTGATGCTTGCAATCCGGATGGGAATTTCCAGGGGGATCTTTTCAAACGAAGCGGGGCTAGGGAGTACACCTATTGCAGCTGCAGCCGCAAGGGTCAAAGAACCGGCAAAACAGGGTTTGATCTCCATGACGGGGACCTTTTTCGATACAATCGTAGTCTGCCTCATGACCGGAACTGTGCTGATCATGACGGATTCCTGGACAGGGGACCTTGCTGGAGCCTACATGACCAGTTACGCTTTTTCCACCGTGCTCTCAGACCTCGGGAGCTTCATCGTGACCGTGGGCCTGATCTTCTTTGCCTTCACAACCATCATCGGATGGAACTATTACGGGGAACGCTGCACGGAATTCCTTTTTGGGGTCAGGGGGATTCTTCCATACAAGCTTCTTTATATCCTCATTGTTGCCTCCGGAGCCTTCCTGACCCTTGACGTCATCTGGATTCTGGCAGATATAGTAAACGGGTTGATGGCGATTCCGAACCTGATAGCCCTTCTTGCGTTGAGAAATGTCGTTGTAGCCGAGACCAGAAAATATTTTGGGGGGCTGAGATTCGAAGACTAAAATCAAGCCACTTGGGCAGGATATCTGAAATCTGACCTGGATACAAATCCGGATGAGGAATGAAGAATAAAACATGAGGAATGAAGAATAAAACATGAGGAATGAAGAATAAAACATGAGGAATGAAGAATAAAACATGAGGAATGAAGAATAAAACGTGAGGAATGAAGAATAAAACATGAGGAATAAAACCTGAAGAATACAACCTGATGAAGGTTGCAAATAAAGTGTAACGGTTATAAGCAACTCCCATAGATTGTTACCTATAAAATTTACCTCTCCAGAACAGGATTGTTACCCATGAAGTCCACCCATCAAGAAAAAAATCCCAGGGCTGTGAAAAAGAGATGCATAAAAACAGATCCAGCCTCTGCAGCTACCTTCTGTTTTTTTGCGGCCATACTGATGATAACCGTCTTCCTGACCTCCACGGCTTCTGCGGCTGTGGTTTCCGGAAACACCCATCTTGAGGTTTCTGTATCGGAAATAACTCCTAACCCTGCCAGGCCCGGAGAAGACCTGCTCATAAAAATCAACATCGAAAATACCGGAAAAGACCCCGCCGAAAACGTGAAAATAGGAATTGAGGAACTTGACCCCTTCATTTTTACGTACAGCACCTCAGGGGTTTACGGTTCCGGAACGAACACCGAGCGCATCTTTCAAATTGAACAGATCAGCCAGCGCGCAAAAGTCGAGCTAAACTTCCACTTCAGGGTGGACGAAAGGGCGACATCGGGAGTCCGCCAGCTTGAGTTCACCATAGTAGATGGGGACGGGGTGAGCTTTTCGAAAAGGATTCCTATCAAGGTGGAAGGAAACCCTGACATTGTGCTCATGGGCACTGTAATCACTCCGGTAAACGGAGAGAACTCTTCGGTTGACGCCCTGATCCCGGGACAGGAATTCTACCTTCGGACTACGGTTAAGAACGCAGGGAATGGAAATGCAAAAAATGTAAGGGTGATTCTTGACTTAAATGGTTCTTCCCCTCTTATCCCCCTCGAAGACAACGTCCGTTTCTTTGAGGGTCTGAAAGCCGGAAGTTCTGAGAACCTGTCGTTTAAACTCCTTTTAGGCAGCAACGCAGAGGTGCAGCCCTACAAAATCCCCCTCAGGATCACAGCTTCAAACGAAGCCGAGGATTTCCAGATCAACAAAGCCCAGGAAATAGGGGTTAACGTGCTGAACCAGGCGAATATTAACATTGCAAGCCTGAAATTCGACCCCCAGATGCCTGTTAAAGGACAGCAGGTCTCCATGATCCTGCGGCTTGAAAATGTGGGAGAAGGAGAAGCCCGTTTCGTGAAAGCCAGTCTCGAAGGGCTCGAAGGTTCCGGAAGCACGAAAGCTTTCCTGGGACGCTTGAAAAAGGACGATGACGCCCCGGCAGTTTTCACTTTCATCCCGGATAAAGCAGGAGACCAGGAAGTCACTCTGCTTGTCGAATATGAGGACGACTTTGGGGAGCACCAGCTTAGCGAGGATCTGACTTTCAATGTGGACAGACAGACGGGGAGCATTATCCCCATTGTACTGGGAGCAGTCCTTATTCTTGCAGCTGCAGTCTTCTACATGAAAAAGAAAGGAAAGCTCTAAAGACTGCATCTAAGAATAAATCAGAAGCAAAATAAACCAAGCAGGACACCTGATTATGCTTGATAAAGCGAAAGTCTCCTTCTTCCTTGCCAGCCGTTCCATAACAAGGGGCAATAAGGGGATCACAATCTTTACGGTCATTGTGTTGGCCCTGATCTTCGTGCAGCTTGTGCTCTTTTCGAGCATGTTAGCCGGGGTCACGCTCAAGTTTAACGAGCTTATGGTGGACTTTCAGACCGGAAATGTCGTGGTCGAACCCAGGGAAGAGGAACGCTATATAGAGGACGCATCAGCCCTCCAGAAGAAGATCGAAAGCCTCCCCCAGGTGGTTGGGACCTCAGCTCGTCTGAAGACCTCGGGGAACTTCCACTACAAGGAAAAAGAAATGGGAGCCACGGTTTACGGGATTGATCCTGAGGATGAAAACTTTGTAACAGACCTCCAAGACGCCGTCATAAGTGGGGAATTCCTGAGCAGGCCCGACCGTGGGGAGGTAATCCTGGGCAGGGAAGTTTCGGGAGGCTTCGGAGCCCTGATGGAATCAAGGTCTCTGGGCGGCGTGGAAGTGGGAGATACGGTGGAAATCACAATCAACGGCAAAACCCGGGAGTTCAGAGTCAAGGGGATCTACACCACCCGCTACTTCATGGTCGACGCCGGGGCCTACATCAGCAGGGTGGACTTAGAAGAGATGCTCGGCGTGGAAAAACGGGACCTTGCCCAGGAAATAGCTGTTAAGACCATCGCAGGCACGGACGAGTACGAGACCCGGACAGCTCTCCTCTCCCTGGGTATCAGGGAAAACATCCGCACCTGGCGCGAATTCGCAGGGATCCTCCGCCTGATAGAAAGCACCCTTGGGATGATCCGGGACATAATGAACGTGATCGGTCTCCTGATTGCCTTCGTGATCATCTTTGTAGTTATCTATGTAAACATCGTTAACAAAAAGAGGCAAATTGGAGTCCAGAAAGCCATAGGGATAGAGCAGAACGTGATCATAACTTCCTTTGTGCTCCAGGCCATGTTCTACGCGGGAATTGGCGTCATCCTGGGTTTCGCTTTCATGCGTTTTGGGCTTGCCCCCTACACAGCAGCACACCCGGTGGACATACCTCTCGGCAGCATGAGCCTGAAGCTGGACGATGCCGAAGCCATAAACCGTGCAGTCCTCCTCTTCCTTGCATCAATCATCGGCTCCGTTATCCCTGCCTACACACTGACGCAAAAAGACCTCCTGGAATTGATCTGGGGCAAATGAGAAAGAGGTTAAAAGAGGTTAAGGCATGGGTAAAATTGAAAGAGAAATGGAAAAAGAAATGGAAAAAGAAATGGAAAAAGAAATGGAAAAAGAAGTGGAAAATGAGCCCGGAAAGGAAAACATTGAGACTGGAAATGAAAACATGCCCGATAGAAAAAAAGAAGCTGGAACTGAAATTGCAGTGAATGCACTCAATGAAAAAAACGTAGATATTATCATCGAAGGCATTGACATTGTCCGAACCTTCCTGATGGGCGAAGTGGAAGTACGGGTGCTCCGAGGCATTTCCTTAAAAATCCAGCGTGGAGAATTTGTTGCTATTATGGGCCCAAGTGGTTCTGGAAAGACCACCCTCTTAAATCAGCTCGGTCTCCTCGACACCCCCAACTCCGGGAAAGTCATCATCAACGGTGCCGATACCTCTCTGATGTTCGACAGGGAAAAAGGCAGATTTCGCCTCCACAACCTGGGCTACGTTTTTCAGGACTACGCCCTCCTGCCCGAACTCACTGCCTCTGAAAACGTCTACATCTCCCTTATGATGCAGGGTAAAAGCAAAGCAGAATACGAATCAGCAGCTGCCGAAATCTTGGAGGCCGTAGGCCTTGGAGATCGCCTTTCCCAGCTTCCGTCCAAAATGAGCGGCGGCCAGCAGCAACGAGTCTCCATCGCAAGGGCGCTTGCTCACAACCCTATCATCCTCTTCGCTGACGAACCCTGCGCCAACCTGGATTCTAAAAACTCAACGGAAGTTCTGGACCTTTTCAAGAAGTTTAACAAAGAACTGGGACAGACGATCGTAATGGTCACACATGAAGACTGGCACGCGGAATACACTGACAGGGTGATCAGGTTAAAGGACGGGATGTTAGAGTAGAGCAGTAAATAGCTTACATAGTAGCTTACATAGCGTACAAATCAGTATTTTCAAGAAAATTATCATTGGATATTGGAACTGAGTCGATATTACTTTTGTATTTTAAAAAGTGAGGAAAAATGTCTACAGAAGAGAACAAAGCAATAGTTCGCCGATTCTTTGAAGAAGGGCCATCTAAGGGAAATCTGAGTGTTGCTAATGAATTGCTGTCCCCGAATTTCGTTATGCATGCGCCTCTTCCTGCCTCTCCGGGAATCGAAGGAATGGATGAAGTAATTACCATGTGCAGGGCAGCCTTCGAGAATCTCAATGTTACAATTGAAGACATGGTTGTCGAGGGCGATAACGTAGTTGCTCGCTTTACAGCTCGCGGAATGCATAAAGGTAATTTTATGGGTTTACCGGCTACAGGCAAACCGATAACCATGACTGGCATAGAGATCTTTCGCATTAAGGATGGTAAGATTACTGAGTTATGGGCTGAAGCTAACCTTATGGGTCTGATGCAGCAGTTAGGAATCTTTCCTATGCCTGGAGCCCAGGGTTAAATGTCATTACTTCTGCGATGCTGACTGCTGCTGGGGTTGAAGACAGGTTGAAGCAGTTTCCCTCCAAAATGAGCGGTGAACAGCAGCAGCGGGGTTCGATTGCCCGAATTGCCGCCCGAATTGCCGCCCGAATTGCCGCCCGAATTGCGCCTCGGGAGTACGCGGTCCTTTTCGCTGCGCTCAAGAGGACTACTTGATTGGTTTTTAGTAGTGAGCTTTGCTCAAGAGGGCTGAATTACAAATAGTTCACCAATGCAACCTTATTAGCTATATCGGGTCGTTCTTGTCACGCTCGAAGAGCGGCCATTCCGATGAAGTTTAAAAAGAAGAAAAGTCAAAATAAAAGCGACAGAAAAATCCTGTCGATGAATTCTCCCGAAAAATCGTAAGGATGAACAAAACAGAATTACTCTATATGAAAAATAACCTTTTTCAAGTTTCTTCTTTCTTCCTTCCGTTCACTTCTTTTTTCCTTCGACTTCTTTCTTTTTTCAACGGGCCGCCAGACAAGCTGACGGGGGCACTGTAAGATCTGAATTTAAAAGCGGTTTTGCAGGGTCAAGGAAAGTATTTCTTGGACTTTACGGCGCAGAAATCAGCTCTCATTTCCTGAATACGGATCATATATTATTTTTTGAATATGTTATTCAAAAAACAGTATAAAAAATATGCTTTTTATAAATTTATATAATTTTTCAGTCAGACATGATAAAACAGGGGAGTAAAAGGGGATTTTCTGAGGTATTATTTGGATTATTTGCCAGTGTATTAGCTGGGTATTTGTCACTTTATTTCAGGGATATTTGCCGGATTGAAACTTAAAATATTAGAAAAGTTCTTTTAGTAACACTCTCAATATAATTACTAAAAATTACAATCCTGGTCTGAGATTATATGCTTGTAGTATCTCTTCTAAATAAATATAAAAAATATCTGATGTGGTCCTATCGTACCCTCGGGTTTTTACAAACAGCCGGAAAATTTGCCTTTTTATTTTTATTAATGATTCTATTTAACCTGTATGAACTGGCTTACTATGTTCCCGGAGTGGAGGATCTGAGTAAGTCTCAGACATACCTTGATACTTACTGGTTTAACCTTGGATTAATGGCTTTAGGGGCACTAGTGTTGACTTTTCTTGCCGGTTTAATTTATCAGTTGTCTCACAGGGGACGTAAGTTTAACTTGGTAAATTTCCTTGAAACCAGCTTTCCGGAACTGAAAACAAGACTGAGTACGGCATATGATAACAGGCAGAATATCAACATAGTTACAAAGAAACTGCTTGAGGATGTGCATAGTCAACTTAGCGGCATCAAAATAAAAAAAATCGTCCCGAAAAACCAGATTTTCAGGTCTTTTTTAATATTTCTGCTGGCTGCAGGAGCTGTCACCTTCTGCATACACGAGGGCTTCAGCTTTGATGTCTCTCCCAGTCAGCTAATCGATGATATGCGAAACAATATGCCAAACATGAATGCCAGAGCGGCTTACGATGATAATGAGACCGTTGCCCCGGATTCCAGGTATAATATAGAGGCTGTAATCATAAAAAATGGAGATAAAGTTGAAATGAAAATCAACCCGAGCCTGGGACTCGGGTTCACCAGCCAGATAGATGCGGATACTAAACAAAATTTCAACGCTAGTTCAGACATCCCTAACGAAGAATTCAGGCAGAGTCAAACCTATTCGGAAAACCTGCCCGAAGAATATGAGCCTTTGATTAAACAATATTTTGAAGCACTTTCAACCTGAATTTTTCACCTTGATTCGTTCACCCTGATTCGTTCATCCTGAATCGTTCATCCTGAATCGTTCATCCTGAATCGTTCATCCTGAATCGTTCATCCTGAATCGTTCATACAGAATCGTTCATCCTGAATCGTTTACCCTGAATCGTTCACACTGATTCGTTCATACAGAATCATTCACCCAGAATAAATTATAGAAGTGAGGAGGTCGGATAAAGCAAAAAGCCCTTGAAGCAGCAGAAGTGCCCAAATTAGCAGTAAACACCTGATTTATGTAAAAAATAACGGAGTTTCAATATGATAGAGCTACAGGAAATCCAGCTTGAAGATTCAGAACTTAACTTAAAACCCACCTATGAAAAAGCCCCCCAGATTTTCGAGGTTATTTTTAAAGAAATTGGCAATGCTATCGTCGGCCAGAAAGAAATGATCCGACAGATCCTCATAACCATGCTGTGTGAAGGGCATGTCCTCGTTGAAAGCAATCCCGGGCTTGGCAAGACCCTTACGATATCCACGATTTCCCAGATCATGAGTATGAAGTTTAGCAGAATACAGTGTACACCTGACCTTATGCCTGCAGATATCACAGGGACTGATATTATCGAAGAAGACGAGAGGGGCTCAAAACACTTCAAATTCAATCAGGGCCCTGTCTTTGCAAACATCGTGCTTGCGGATGAAATCAACCGTGCTTCCCCAAAGACCCAATCTGCCCTGCTTGAAGCCATGCAGGAAAAGCAGGTGACTATTGCAAGTAAGACGTATTTGCTGGACAGGCCTTTCTTTATCCTGGCGACGCAGAACCCGATTGAGATGGAAGGGACCTATACCCTTCCCGAAGCCCAGCTTGACAGGTTTTTAATGAAGATTCGCCTGGATTACCCTGACCCCGAAGAAGAGTTTGAGATTGTAAACCGCTATGCTGAAGCTTTCAGGCCAGCTGTACGGAAATGTATGGACAAATCGACGTTTATCGAACTGCAACAGATAACCCGCAGAATTCCGATTTCAAACAAGCTCAAAAAGTATGCAATCGATATTGTAAACCAGACCCGAAATATGCCTGATATGATAGAAGCAGGTGCATCTCCACGTGCTTCAATTGCCCTGATCCTCTGTGCAAAGGCAAATGCGTTTCTTGACGGCAGGGGGTATGTTGATAAAGAGGACATTGACTCCATGGCCCTTCCAGTCCTCCGCCACAGGATAATTCTATCTTTTGATGCTGCAAGGAACAACATCACAAGCGATAAAATAATACTAAAAATCCTGGAGAGCAGAAACACAATTTTCTGACCCGGCCAGTGGAAAAAAAATGGCTGGAGGCAATGATAATACATGGCTGGCGCAAAACACACAATCGATACGTCATTCCTGACTCAACTCGACAGGTATGCGATCCCCCTCAACAGAAGGGTTTCTGCAATTCACACGGGCAGTCACCAGTCAACCAGGACAGGGGCAGGGCTTGACCTTATAGACCATCGAAAGTACAATCAGGGAGATTCATTAAAAAAAATTGACTGGAACCTGTATGCTCGTACGGAAAAACTCTATATACGCAGGTTTGAAGAAGACAAAAACCTTAACATGGTCATACTGCTCGACACCAGCAGCAGTATGCTCTTTCCTGAGAGTAATCCAAATAAGTTCGAATATGCATCAACAATAGCCGCGGGAGTTTCTTACATCGTAATGAAACATAATGATGTGTATACGATTGCAACATTTGCAGACGATGTGGATTACACAAAGGCACACAAAGGAAGGGACGACTTCCTGCGGACAATAGACTCCCTGACCAGGATTTCGGTTCGCGGGAATACAAAACTTGCAGATTGCGCCGACTCCGTATATCCGAGAATAAAAACGAAATCAATGGTGCTTATTATTTCAGACTTCCTGGACAGTATCGATTCGGTCCGCAATGCCGTTAACAGGCTGTCCAGACATGAGCTTGTGCTTGTACATGTTTATGATGAGACTGAAATGAACCTGCCTGAAACCGTGGACGGGGCAGTAAAATTCATTGACAGTGAGACTAACGAAGAAATCAGTTTCACGGTGGGTCCCAACTTTAAAAAAGAGTATGCTGCCGAATATGCAAAGCATGTGGCTGAACTGGAGAAAATTGCCTACAAGTTTAAAATTCCGTACTTCCGCGTCAGCCTAAAAAACCAGCCGATTGATACTGTTCTTAGAATTATAGGGGAAGGGTGATCCTGCCTATGGACTTTGAATTTTCTCCAGGCCTGGCTGCGCTTGCAGGCATAATTCCCCTTATAATAGTATACCTGTTTAAGCCTCGCCCAAAAAACATTATTCTGCCTTCCCTTATGTTCGTTCGGAGGATAAGCCAGAATGTGCTTGATTCCAGGCGCACTATCAGTAAAAAAATAACAGATCCCCTTTTTTTCTTACAGCTGCTGGCTCTTATTCTTATAGCAATAGCAATTGCAGGGCCCCTGTTAGAAGAGGTTAAAGCAGATTCCGAAAAGGTAGTAGTTATAATAGACTCGTCCGCAAGCATGAACGCACCAGATAGGACTGATGGCGCCAGGTCAATAGCAATAGAGAGCCTGGGCGAAGAAAATACAATTATCGCCGCAGAAAGTATTCCTGTGGTGCTTGCAAAAGCGCTGGATGCAGGCGATGCAAAAGGAGTAGTTGACCACCTGGAGGCAAAAAATACCCCGGGTGATATCCCCAAAGCGATTTTGACCGTTATAAACGATAAAGAGAACGAGAACGGAAAAATTGTAGTCATATCTGATTTTGAAAACTGGGCAGGAAGGGCACCTGAAACATACATCAGGATTGCAAACACGAAAAACATGGAGCTTGAGTTCAGGCAGGTAGGCAATAAAACTGCCAATTACGCAATTGTGGACGGTTATTTGAAAGACCGAAACGACGGGACGTATGAATATACATGTACAGTCAAAAACTTCAACAACAGAAGTGCAGACCTTGACATTCAATTAGAGAATCAGGCTGACTCCGCCTCCGGCACAAATGTGAGCAGTTCGGTACAGCTTGCAGGGTTCGGAGCGCAGCAAATAAAATTTTCAAATATCCCCCAGGGCACATCAACTGTAGAAATTATCAATGAGGATGCAATACCCTGCGATAACATTGCTTACATTTCAATCCCTGAAGTCAAAACAAAAAAAATCCTGGTCTTAACAGATGCCGAGGAGGCTGCAGGCAAGTCTCCTCTGATAACAGCAATATCCCTGCTGTCCGACATTCATGTTGATGTCAGGCAGGACCTTCCTGAGACTGTTACAGGGTACGATACCATAATCGTAAA is drawn from Methanosarcina lacustris Z-7289 and contains these coding sequences:
- a CDS encoding IS4 family transposase, which gives rise to MSPLPPPTLEDSLREMFPEEWLRQTAKETGLIVRERKIDPVIIFWVLTLGFGVRLQRTLASLKRDYEKESNKTLSDSSWYYRFTPELVEFLHQCVIHGIEELAKEPGRKLSKKLENFQDVIIQDSTIVRLHSSLADKFPAARARTVAAGIKVGVMVSAIANGPKTVALYSEKTAEIKTLKIGPWIKDRILLVDLGFYKNQMFARVDENGGYFVSRIKKNMDPIVVSVEEGLSKTKSKEIAGKPVSECIKQLSGKDLDAVVKIKFKRRAYKGKQKHDEMRVRLVAVYNDEDEKHHIYLTNIQKDVLNAKDISKLYGARWDIELLFKELKSKYSLDVLETKNVQVIEALIWTAMLTLIVSRRIYSLVRNSTAHPEKMAQYTQLRWSTIFAENASDLLTVILNRYGIQRTFETIMSVYESQALDPHVNRERFREEFFL
- a CDS encoding winged helix-turn-helix domain-containing protein, whose translation is MVEYMNQKIGEAAGVLYHKLEEGECSLNQIKTHLGTNGFDSQIALMAIGWLSREDKIRVNRESKRWSVQLNK
- a CDS encoding alanine/glycine:cation symporter family protein, translating into MNLLGMNIHDVFTKIDSFVWGPPLLILLVGTGIFLTISLGLIQIFRLPLALKYVLNSRKYEAGVLGDVSSFAALSTALSATIGTGNIVGVATAIKIGGPGALFWMSLAAFFGMATMYSESLLAVKYRTIDANGQMSGGPMYYIKNGLSHKKYSKILASLFAIFGINVALFGIGTFPQVNAIVDSARIAFDIPEILSAAVLSLLVAFVTLGGIRRIAAVAQLMVPFMAIAYVLGCIVIIGLNLDKIPATFSLILSSAFTETAARGGFLGAGVMLAIRMGISRGIFSNEAGLGSTPIAAAAARVKEPAKQGLISMTGTFFDTIVVCLMTGTVLIMTDSWTGDLAGAYMTSYAFSTVLSDLGSFIVTVGLIFFAFTTIIGWNYYGERCTEFLFGVRGILPYKLLYILIVASGAFLTLDVIWILADIVNGLMAIPNLIALLALRNVVVAETRKYFGGLRFED
- a CDS encoding COG1361 S-layer family protein; translation: MKSTHQEKNPRAVKKRCIKTDPASAATFCFFAAILMITVFLTSTASAAVVSGNTHLEVSVSEITPNPARPGEDLLIKINIENTGKDPAENVKIGIEELDPFIFTYSTSGVYGSGTNTERIFQIEQISQRAKVELNFHFRVDERATSGVRQLEFTIVDGDGVSFSKRIPIKVEGNPDIVLMGTVITPVNGENSSVDALIPGQEFYLRTTVKNAGNGNAKNVRVILDLNGSSPLIPLEDNVRFFEGLKAGSSENLSFKLLLGSNAEVQPYKIPLRITASNEAEDFQINKAQEIGVNVLNQANINIASLKFDPQMPVKGQQVSMILRLENVGEGEARFVKASLEGLEGSGSTKAFLGRLKKDDDAPAVFTFIPDKAGDQEVTLLVEYEDDFGEHQLSEDLTFNVDRQTGSIIPIVLGAVLILAAAVFYMKKKGKL
- a CDS encoding ABC transporter permease — protein: MLDKAKVSFFLASRSITRGNKGITIFTVIVLALIFVQLVLFSSMLAGVTLKFNELMVDFQTGNVVVEPREEERYIEDASALQKKIESLPQVVGTSARLKTSGNFHYKEKEMGATVYGIDPEDENFVTDLQDAVISGEFLSRPDRGEVILGREVSGGFGALMESRSLGGVEVGDTVEITINGKTREFRVKGIYTTRYFMVDAGAYISRVDLEEMLGVEKRDLAQEIAVKTIAGTDEYETRTALLSLGIRENIRTWREFAGILRLIESTLGMIRDIMNVIGLLIAFVIIFVVIYVNIVNKKRQIGVQKAIGIEQNVIITSFVLQAMFYAGIGVILGFAFMRFGLAPYTAAHPVDIPLGSMSLKLDDAEAINRAVLLFLASIIGSVIPAYTLTQKDLLELIWGK
- a CDS encoding ABC transporter ATP-binding protein; amino-acid sequence: MGKIEREMEKEMEKEMEKEMEKEVENEPGKENIETGNENMPDRKKEAGTEIAVNALNEKNVDIIIEGIDIVRTFLMGEVEVRVLRGISLKIQRGEFVAIMGPSGSGKTTLLNQLGLLDTPNSGKVIINGADTSLMFDREKGRFRLHNLGYVFQDYALLPELTASENVYISLMMQGKSKAEYESAAAEILEAVGLGDRLSQLPSKMSGGQQQRVSIARALAHNPIILFADEPCANLDSKNSTEVLDLFKKFNKELGQTIVMVTHEDWHAEYTDRVIRLKDGMLE
- a CDS encoding ester cyclase; this translates as MSTEENKAIVRRFFEEGPSKGNLSVANELLSPNFVMHAPLPASPGIEGMDEVITMCRAAFENLNVTIEDMVVEGDNVVARFTARGMHKGNFMGLPATGKPITMTGIEIFRIKDGKITELWAEANLMGLMQQLGIFPMPGAQG
- a CDS encoding AAA family ATPase, whose translation is MIELQEIQLEDSELNLKPTYEKAPQIFEVIFKEIGNAIVGQKEMIRQILITMLCEGHVLVESNPGLGKTLTISTISQIMSMKFSRIQCTPDLMPADITGTDIIEEDERGSKHFKFNQGPVFANIVLADEINRASPKTQSALLEAMQEKQVTIASKTYLLDRPFFILATQNPIEMEGTYTLPEAQLDRFLMKIRLDYPDPEEEFEIVNRYAEAFRPAVRKCMDKSTFIELQQITRRIPISNKLKKYAIDIVNQTRNMPDMIEAGASPRASIALILCAKANAFLDGRGYVDKEDIDSMALPVLRHRIILSFDAARNNITSDKIILKILESRNTIF